A genome region from Alistipes dispar includes the following:
- a CDS encoding glutamine synthetase III family protein, whose product MSLLRFKMVDAAINHTAVEVKAPEGRPSDYFGEKVFGREAMRKYLDKKTYAALLDTMEHRTPLTREIADSIAAGMRQWALEHGADHYTHWFQPLTGGTAEKHDAFAEPDGCGGVLEEFSGKLLVQQESDASSFPNGGIRNTFEARGYSAWDPASPAFIVDTTLCIPTVFISYTGEALDYKVPLLRSLTAVDKAATEVCRYFDRNVQKVFAYLGWEQEYFLVDESLWAVRPDLMLTGRTLMGHESAKNQQLEDHYFGAIPTRVMAFMKDLEYECLKLGIPVKTRHNEVAPNQFELAPVYEEANLANDHNQLLMTIMDKIARRHQFRVLLHEKPFKGINGSGKHNNWSLGTDTGVNLFGTGKTASENLQFITFLVNAVSAVYKYNGLLKASIMSATNAHRLGANEAPPAIISAFLGSQVSAVLEKLAASKDDDAIRFDAKSIFRMSGISHIPTLLLDNTDRNRTSPFAFTGNRFEFRAVGSSDNCAEAMIVLNTAMAHELTEFRRAVDAKIEAGAKKEKAIYEVLKQMIHACRDICFDGNGYSEEWKAEAAQRGLDCETSTPRIFDRYLDRDAVRMFGDMGVLSEVELQARTEVKWETYTKKIQIEGRVLGDLAMNHIVPIASKYEALLLDKVYKMSQIPGLNASADIALIKKIQDHTAAIQKLTGEMIDARKVANRIEDQREKAVAYHDTVASCFDAIRYHIDKLEEIVDDQIWPLPKYRELLFLR is encoded by the coding sequence ATGTCATTACTGAGATTCAAGATGGTCGATGCGGCGATCAACCACACGGCCGTCGAAGTGAAGGCTCCCGAAGGGCGTCCGTCGGATTATTTCGGCGAGAAGGTCTTCGGACGCGAGGCCATGCGCAAGTACCTCGACAAGAAAACCTATGCGGCGCTGCTCGACACGATGGAGCACCGCACGCCGCTGACGCGCGAAATCGCCGACAGCATCGCCGCCGGGATGCGCCAGTGGGCGCTGGAGCACGGCGCGGACCACTACACGCACTGGTTCCAGCCCCTGACGGGCGGTACGGCAGAGAAGCACGATGCCTTCGCCGAGCCGGACGGCTGCGGCGGCGTGCTGGAAGAGTTTTCGGGCAAGCTGCTCGTGCAGCAGGAGTCCGACGCTTCGTCGTTTCCCAACGGCGGCATCCGCAATACGTTCGAGGCCCGCGGCTATTCGGCCTGGGACCCCGCGTCGCCCGCCTTCATCGTCGATACGACGCTCTGCATCCCGACCGTCTTCATCTCCTATACGGGCGAGGCGCTCGACTACAAGGTGCCCCTGCTGCGGTCGCTGACGGCCGTGGACAAGGCCGCCACGGAGGTGTGCCGCTATTTCGACAGGAACGTGCAGAAGGTCTTCGCCTATTTGGGCTGGGAGCAGGAGTACTTCCTCGTGGACGAGAGCCTCTGGGCCGTGCGTCCCGACCTGATGCTCACGGGCCGTACGCTCATGGGGCACGAGTCGGCCAAGAACCAGCAGCTCGAGGACCACTATTTCGGGGCGATCCCGACGCGCGTGATGGCCTTCATGAAGGACCTCGAGTACGAATGCCTGAAGCTGGGCATTCCCGTGAAGACGCGTCATAACGAGGTGGCGCCCAATCAGTTCGAACTGGCTCCCGTGTACGAGGAGGCCAATCTGGCCAACGACCACAACCAACTGCTGATGACCATTATGGACAAGATCGCCCGCCGCCATCAGTTCCGCGTGCTGCTGCACGAGAAACCCTTCAAGGGGATCAACGGTTCGGGCAAGCACAACAACTGGTCGCTCGGGACCGATACGGGCGTGAACCTCTTCGGCACGGGCAAGACCGCCTCGGAGAATCTGCAGTTCATCACCTTCCTGGTGAACGCCGTGTCGGCCGTCTATAAATACAACGGACTGCTGAAGGCGTCGATCATGAGCGCCACGAACGCCCATCGTCTTGGGGCCAACGAGGCGCCTCCGGCCATCATTTCGGCCTTCCTCGGCTCGCAGGTCTCGGCCGTGCTGGAGAAGCTGGCCGCCTCGAAGGACGACGACGCCATCCGTTTCGACGCCAAGAGCATCTTCCGCATGAGCGGCATTTCGCATATCCCGACGCTGCTGCTGGACAATACGGACCGCAACCGCACGTCGCCCTTCGCCTTCACGGGCAACCGGTTCGAGTTCCGCGCCGTCGGTTCGTCGGACAACTGCGCCGAGGCGATGATCGTGCTCAATACGGCGATGGCCCACGAGTTGACGGAGTTCCGCCGGGCCGTGGATGCCAAGATCGAGGCGGGCGCGAAGAAGGAGAAGGCGATCTACGAGGTGCTCAAGCAGATGATCCACGCCTGCCGCGACATCTGTTTCGACGGCAACGGCTATTCCGAGGAGTGGAAGGCCGAGGCGGCGCAGCGCGGTCTGGACTGCGAGACCTCCACGCCGCGGATTTTCGACCGCTATCTGGACCGGGATGCCGTGCGCATGTTCGGCGACATGGGCGTGCTCTCCGAGGTGGAGCTGCAAGCCCGTACCGAGGTGAAGTGGGAAACCTATACGAAGAAGATACAGATCGAAGGCCGCGTGCTGGGCGACCTGGCGATGAACCACATCGTGCCGATCGCGTCGAAATACGAGGCGCTGCTGCTGGACAAGGTCTACAAGATGTCGCAGATTCCGGGGCTGAACGCTTCGGCCGACATCGCGCTCATCAAGAAGATCCAGGACCACACGGCCGCGATCCAGAAGCTCACGGGCGAGATGATCGACGCCCGCAAGGTCGCCAACCGGATCGAGGACCAGCGAGAGAAGGCCGTCGCCTACCACGATACGGTGGCTTCGTGCTTCGACGCGATCCGCTACCATATCGACAAGCTCGAGGAGATCGTCGATGACCAGATCTGGCCGCTGCCGAAGTACCGGGAACTGCTTTTCCTGCGGTAG
- a CDS encoding aldo/keto reductase, whose translation MTESPYLPDPGRYDGRMPYRRAGRSGVLLPALSLGLWQNFGAERPFTHSRRMLHYAFDRGITHFDLANNYGPPYGSAEETFGRVMERSFRPYRDELFVSTKAGYDMWPGPYGNWGSRKYLTASLDQSLRRMKLDYVDLFYTHRFDPQTPLEETLRALVDAVRAGKALYVGISRYPLDAARFAFRYLAERDVPCLLFQDRYNLLDREPEREGLLSAAAGAGSGFIAFSPLAQGLLTDRYLGGVPADSRMARAGSLGREVLTEELLGRLRGLNELAARRGQSLAAMSLAWLLHDERVSSVIVGASSVEQLADNLRALESPGFSDEELRRIDDLSAGAGR comes from the coding sequence ATGACCGAATCCCCTTACCTTCCCGACCCGGGGCGTTACGACGGACGGATGCCCTACCGGCGGGCCGGACGCAGCGGGGTGCTGCTGCCGGCGCTGTCGCTCGGCCTTTGGCAGAACTTCGGGGCCGAGAGGCCCTTCACCCACTCCCGGCGTATGCTGCATTACGCCTTCGACCGGGGCATCACGCATTTCGACCTGGCCAACAACTACGGCCCTCCCTACGGTTCGGCCGAAGAGACCTTCGGCCGCGTCATGGAACGTTCGTTCCGGCCGTACCGCGACGAACTGTTCGTTTCCACCAAGGCCGGCTACGACATGTGGCCGGGACCCTACGGAAACTGGGGATCGAGGAAATACCTGACGGCGAGCCTCGACCAGAGTCTCCGGCGGATGAAGCTCGACTATGTGGACCTCTTCTATACCCACCGTTTCGATCCGCAGACGCCGCTCGAGGAGACGCTCCGGGCGCTCGTCGATGCCGTCCGTGCGGGCAAGGCGCTCTATGTCGGCATTTCGCGCTATCCGCTCGATGCCGCCCGGTTCGCTTTCCGCTATCTGGCCGAACGCGACGTGCCGTGTCTGCTGTTCCAGGACCGGTACAACCTCCTCGACCGCGAACCGGAGCGGGAGGGGCTGCTCTCCGCGGCGGCCGGGGCCGGTTCGGGATTCATCGCATTTTCGCCGCTGGCGCAGGGCTTGCTGACGGACCGGTATCTCGGCGGCGTTCCGGCCGATTCCCGGATGGCCCGTGCGGGGTCGCTCGGGCGGGAGGTCCTGACCGAAGAGCTGCTGGGACGTCTCCGCGGCCTGAACGAACTGGCCGCCCGGCGCGGGCAGAGCCTTGCCGCCATGTCGCTCGCCTGGCTGCTGCACGACGAGCGGGTCAGCTCGGTGATCGTCGGGGCCAGCTCCGTGGAACAGCTCGCCGACAACCTCCGGGCTTTGGAAAGCCCCGGCTTCTCGGACGAGGAGCTCCGGCGGATCGACGACCTTTCGGCCGGAGCGGGGCGGTAA
- the rpsU gene encoding 30S ribosomal protein S21, with product MIIMPVKEGENIERALKKFKRKYERTGVLKELRRRQYFTKPSVAKREAMQHAIYVEHMYRDED from the coding sequence ATGATTATCATGCCGGTAAAGGAGGGCGAGAACATCGAGCGCGCCCTGAAGAAATTCAAACGCAAATACGAGCGCACGGGCGTCCTGAAGGAGCTCCGCCGCCGCCAGTACTTCACGAAGCCTTCGGTGGCGAAGCGCGAGGCCATGCAGCACGCCATCTACGTGGAGCACATGTACCGCGACGAGGACTGA
- a CDS encoding helix-hairpin-helix domain-containing protein, with protein MARLFSEREIRAVAVFLPLAGLLVAALVLVRPKADPEAARRAEAAMEERRDSVELHPFDPNTADFEELLGLGLSKYEAVSLLKFRAAGKVFRIPEDVALCYGIGDSLYRRLAPWIRIGRRYAIAPRTYRPGRILPEPLAPSPFRIDTVSARYLRAIGALSKRQAEAFVRWRDLSGIRDMEELRACYVVSDSVAAALEPYVIFPERQPRPIDRPVELNTADSAALRSVTGIGEKTVMRIIRYRERLGGFRSAEQLAEIPGVTESNYEKILKQISCDSCRIRKIDINFADPKTLGRHPYIAPRTLRKLLKVRQLKGGWSTAEELIEDDILTREEAARLAPYLEFGSPGGTTDE; from the coding sequence ATGGCGAGGCTCTTCTCGGAACGGGAAATTCGGGCCGTCGCGGTGTTTCTGCCGCTGGCCGGTCTGCTCGTGGCCGCGCTCGTCCTCGTCCGTCCCAAAGCCGACCCGGAGGCCGCCCGCCGCGCAGAAGCGGCGATGGAGGAACGACGCGACAGCGTCGAACTGCATCCGTTCGATCCCAACACCGCGGACTTCGAGGAGCTGCTCGGACTGGGACTCTCGAAATACGAAGCCGTCAGCCTGCTCAAGTTCCGCGCCGCGGGCAAGGTCTTCCGCATTCCCGAGGACGTGGCGCTCTGCTACGGCATCGGCGACTCGCTCTACCGGCGGCTCGCGCCGTGGATCCGCATAGGCCGCAGATACGCCATCGCACCCCGCACGTACCGCCCGGGACGCATCCTCCCCGAGCCGCTGGCCCCCTCGCCGTTCCGTATCGACACCGTGAGCGCACGCTACCTGCGGGCCATCGGCGCGCTGTCGAAACGACAGGCCGAAGCCTTCGTCCGCTGGCGGGACCTGAGCGGCATCCGCGACATGGAGGAGTTGCGCGCCTGCTACGTCGTCAGCGACTCGGTGGCCGCGGCGCTCGAACCCTACGTCATCTTCCCCGAACGGCAGCCCCGGCCGATCGACCGCCCCGTGGAGCTGAACACGGCCGATTCGGCGGCGCTGCGGTCGGTCACGGGCATCGGCGAGAAGACCGTCATGCGGATCATCCGCTACCGCGAACGGCTCGGCGGATTCCGCAGTGCGGAGCAACTCGCAGAGATTCCGGGGGTCACGGAGAGCAACTACGAAAAAATTTTGAAACAAATTTCCTGCGACAGTTGCAGAATTCGAAAAATTGATATTAACTTTGCAGACCCGAAAACGTTGGGCAGACATCCGTACATCGCCCCGCGGACACTTCGGAAATTATTGAAGGTACGACAGTTGAAAGGAGGTTGGAGCACCGCCGAAGAGTTGATTGAAGACGACATACTGACCCGCGAGGAGGCAGCCAGGCTGGCTCCCTATTTGGAATTCGGGTCTCCCGGCGGAACGACCGACGAGTAG